CGTCGGTTGCGGGCGGAGGAGACCTTGCGGCGGGGCGGTACGGACAGGGTGGGCGTCAATCATTTTCCAGGCGTGAACCGGCTGTGTTCGCCACGATTTTAACACAGCATCCTGCGCGCAGTCGGTCTGTCCGCAGTTTGTGGCACCGCGGCCCTGGTGGGCTGGATCCGGGCATTCCCCGGGATGATGGAGAGCAACTCAAGCCGATATTCGTCAGTGATTCAACGCCAACTCCAGTTCGGCGAAACTGCTGGCTTGGTGGGTCGGCTGGATCTCCCAGCCGAGTTGGCGGCTGATGGTGGTCGCCGAGAAGATACCCCGGATCGCTTCCCGTCCTTCCGGCAGGGTATCCGTAACCAGGGCATGATGGCGGCCGGTCATGCGCAGGGTGCTCACTACATGACCCACATTGGCCTGCAGGACATCCTGGATCGGTATGACGTCCAGCAACTCCACCGGGGTCATCACATCCCGCACCCGGATCTCCGCATATTTGAGGCTGAGTTCGTGCTCCAGCCGCAGCGGCTTCTCGCCCTGGATGTCGTGGGAGGTGATCAGGCCCAGGATCTGCCAGTCCGGATTGATCACCAGCAGCAGTCTCACCCCCGCATCGATCATCCGCCCCAGCGCCCAATCGATCGAGACCTGGGGCTCGATGGTCAGGGCCGGGACCACCCGCAGATCGGTCATGCAGAAGATGGCGGGGCTTTCCAGGCTGACCTCTGCCGGGAGCGCCTGGCTCGGGGTGAAGAAGGAGACGGGACCGCTCAGCCGTTTGAGTTCGAGGGACGGGTAACGTGCCTGCATGGCAGCCTCCTGAT
This sequence is a window from Thiohalobacter thiocyanaticus. Protein-coding genes within it:
- a CDS encoding CBS domain-containing protein, with the protein product MQARYPSLELKRLSGPVSFFTPSQALPAEVSLESPAIFCMTDLRVVPALTIEPQVSIDWALGRMIDAGVRLLLVINPDWQILGLITSHDIQGEKPLRLEHELSLKYAEIRVRDVMTPVELLDVIPIQDVLQANVGHVVSTLRMTGRHHALVTDTLPEGREAIRGIFSATTISRQLGWEIQPTHQASSFAELELALNH